Proteins found in one Pseudochaenichthys georgianus chromosome 13, fPseGeo1.2, whole genome shotgun sequence genomic segment:
- the LOC117457243 gene encoding NEDD4-binding protein 2-like 2 isoform X2, translated as MMSHTGSSCRIFHDVKKHCVGQRGRTVKDVSADKNSKSVSNHSNSREKSVRERALKKVGTTSTTFIGPAFPPPKPTKVKSGIEDTLSEFYKELEKIDTPDGANNNPGKQHSQTPITQTTITQTTSTSRGTQDTREENVLYTSRYAETDGCHRSSGQKQPPWSHWYQNEPYPRRPRPPAPSQNQWRYPQTPNRPTNPGIHRPPFHRPPPPSAFPNPQNPPPHMDQSWRGSGTTNQPEDESHVPTFSSSAPANVSSHPSQGFYGDSLHHFDRDEQGLKLDVHSDNVNGGWSRERKEELRQFGEDDGSHQRFDSEHEPWASHCRPPDNRDTLPPPLVLILMRGLPGSGKSTLARQLLSTGPSGLILSTDDFFAHREGYNYEACLLGEAHDWNHNRTQDAMHDGRSPIIIDNTNAQAWEMKPYVKMALDRGYKVDFCEPDTSWKFDPFELEKRNTHGVAMEKIARMMDRFSFPVSVDIVMNSQEPPHVNRRPEQPHGMRTRDFH; from the exons ATG ATGTCTCATACTGGATCCTCCTGTAGGATCTTTCATGACGTAAAAAAACATTGTGTGGGTCAGCGTGGAAGAACAGTTAAAGATGTCTCTGCTGACAAAAACTCCAAATCTGTGAGCAATCACTCCAACAGTCGAGAGAAAAGTGTGAGGGAGCGTGCGTTAAAGAAGGTAGGGACCACTAGCACCACCTTTATTGGTCCAGCATTTCCTCCACCAAAACCAACCAAAGTCAAGTCTGGCATTGAAGACACACTGAGTGAGTTTTACAAAGAGCTTGAGAAGATCGATACACCTGATGGTGCTAATAATAATCCAGGGAAACAGCATTCTCAAACACCCATTACTCAAACAACAATTACTCAAACAACATCTACCAGCAGAGGGACTCAGGATACACGTGAGGAAAATGTACTTTATACAAGCAGATATGCAGAAACAGATGGCTGCCACAGAAGCAGTGGGCAGAAACAGCCACCCTGGTCACACTGGTATCAAAATGAGCCATATCCCAGAAGGCCAAGGCCACCGGCTCCTTCTCAAAATCAATGGCGTTATCCTCAAACACCGAACAGACCAACAAACCCAGGCATTCACAGACCTCCATTCCATCGCCCACCACCTCCATCTGCATTCCCAAATCCACAAAACCCACCGCCACACATGGATCAAAGCTGGCGAGGTTCTGGAACGACGAACCAGCCTGAAGATGAGTCCCATGTTCCAACATTTTCCAGCTCAGCACCTGCCAACGTAAGCAGTcacccctctcagggctttTATGGAGATTCTCTACACCACTTTGACAGGGATGAACAGGGTTTAAAACTTGATGTACACTCTGATAATGTAAATGGTGGATGGTCCAGAGAACGAAAAGAAGAATTGCGTCAGTTTGGTGAAGATGATGGCAGTCACCAGAGATTTGATTCAGAACATGAACCATGGGCGAGTCACTGCCGACCCCCTGACAACAGGGACACACTCCCTCCTCCCTTGGTGCTGATCTTGATGAGGGGATTACCAGGATCTGGGAAATCAACACTTGCCAG ACAGCTGCTCTCCACTGGTCCCAGTGGGCTGATACTGAGCACAGACGACTTCTTTGCTCACAGAGAGGGGTACAACTATGAAGCATGTCTTCTTGGGGAAGCACATGACTGGAACCACAACAGAA CTCAGGATGCTATGCATGATGGCCGATCTCCCATCATCATCGATAATACAAACGCCCAAGCTTGGGAAATGAAGCCGTATGTAAAAATG GCTCTGGACAGAGGATACAAAGTGGACTTTTGTGAACCTGACACCAGCTGGAAGTTTGATCCTTTTGAGCTGGAGAA GAGGAACACGCACGGTGTAGCAATGGAGAAGATCGCACGGATGATGGATCGTTTTTCATTTCCCGTATCTGTAGACATTGTGATGAATTCACAAGAGCCACCTCACGTGAACCGCCGACCAGAGCAGCCACACGGGATGAGAACCAGAGACTTCCATTAG
- the LOC117457243 gene encoding NEDD4-binding protein 2-like 2 isoform X1: protein MQAVLFLKMSHTGSSCRIFHDVKKHCVGQRGRTVKDVSADKNSKSVSNHSNSREKSVRERALKKVGTTSTTFIGPAFPPPKPTKVKSGIEDTLSEFYKELEKIDTPDGANNNPGKQHSQTPITQTTITQTTSTSRGTQDTREENVLYTSRYAETDGCHRSSGQKQPPWSHWYQNEPYPRRPRPPAPSQNQWRYPQTPNRPTNPGIHRPPFHRPPPPSAFPNPQNPPPHMDQSWRGSGTTNQPEDESHVPTFSSSAPANVSSHPSQGFYGDSLHHFDRDEQGLKLDVHSDNVNGGWSRERKEELRQFGEDDGSHQRFDSEHEPWASHCRPPDNRDTLPPPLVLILMRGLPGSGKSTLARQLLSTGPSGLILSTDDFFAHREGYNYEACLLGEAHDWNHNRTQDAMHDGRSPIIIDNTNAQAWEMKPYVKMALDRGYKVDFCEPDTSWKFDPFELEKRNTHGVAMEKIARMMDRFSFPVSVDIVMNSQEPPHVNRRPEQPHGMRTRDFH from the exons ATGCAAGCTGTTCTTTTTTTGAAG ATGTCTCATACTGGATCCTCCTGTAGGATCTTTCATGACGTAAAAAAACATTGTGTGGGTCAGCGTGGAAGAACAGTTAAAGATGTCTCTGCTGACAAAAACTCCAAATCTGTGAGCAATCACTCCAACAGTCGAGAGAAAAGTGTGAGGGAGCGTGCGTTAAAGAAGGTAGGGACCACTAGCACCACCTTTATTGGTCCAGCATTTCCTCCACCAAAACCAACCAAAGTCAAGTCTGGCATTGAAGACACACTGAGTGAGTTTTACAAAGAGCTTGAGAAGATCGATACACCTGATGGTGCTAATAATAATCCAGGGAAACAGCATTCTCAAACACCCATTACTCAAACAACAATTACTCAAACAACATCTACCAGCAGAGGGACTCAGGATACACGTGAGGAAAATGTACTTTATACAAGCAGATATGCAGAAACAGATGGCTGCCACAGAAGCAGTGGGCAGAAACAGCCACCCTGGTCACACTGGTATCAAAATGAGCCATATCCCAGAAGGCCAAGGCCACCGGCTCCTTCTCAAAATCAATGGCGTTATCCTCAAACACCGAACAGACCAACAAACCCAGGCATTCACAGACCTCCATTCCATCGCCCACCACCTCCATCTGCATTCCCAAATCCACAAAACCCACCGCCACACATGGATCAAAGCTGGCGAGGTTCTGGAACGACGAACCAGCCTGAAGATGAGTCCCATGTTCCAACATTTTCCAGCTCAGCACCTGCCAACGTAAGCAGTcacccctctcagggctttTATGGAGATTCTCTACACCACTTTGACAGGGATGAACAGGGTTTAAAACTTGATGTACACTCTGATAATGTAAATGGTGGATGGTCCAGAGAACGAAAAGAAGAATTGCGTCAGTTTGGTGAAGATGATGGCAGTCACCAGAGATTTGATTCAGAACATGAACCATGGGCGAGTCACTGCCGACCCCCTGACAACAGGGACACACTCCCTCCTCCCTTGGTGCTGATCTTGATGAGGGGATTACCAGGATCTGGGAAATCAACACTTGCCAG ACAGCTGCTCTCCACTGGTCCCAGTGGGCTGATACTGAGCACAGACGACTTCTTTGCTCACAGAGAGGGGTACAACTATGAAGCATGTCTTCTTGGGGAAGCACATGACTGGAACCACAACAGAA CTCAGGATGCTATGCATGATGGCCGATCTCCCATCATCATCGATAATACAAACGCCCAAGCTTGGGAAATGAAGCCGTATGTAAAAATG GCTCTGGACAGAGGATACAAAGTGGACTTTTGTGAACCTGACACCAGCTGGAAGTTTGATCCTTTTGAGCTGGAGAA GAGGAACACGCACGGTGTAGCAATGGAGAAGATCGCACGGATGATGGATCGTTTTTCATTTCCCGTATCTGTAGACATTGTGATGAATTCACAAGAGCCACCTCACGTGAACCGCCGACCAGAGCAGCCACACGGGATGAGAACCAGAGACTTCCATTAG